A single window of Taeniopygia guttata chromosome 1, bTaeGut7.mat, whole genome shotgun sequence DNA harbors:
- the ZAR1L gene encoding protein ZAR1-like, producing the protein MDSFVCSPIGTYQNFRSSPAFGRGWDAAAKQSSWKPSKSGGISPFLGGPFTPLPSDYLDSYRRAQLQALLSQVSPALAPRPRRASTKEAAVQVSPRADVAVQCSLGPRTLPPARAFSPAALRAPGRLALYSPVPDRLLFAPPDAAPLPEKAAPTEETPAADGGQERPAGAALPPRQEPVGTRREETAAPRQRAAFQFLEQKYGYFHCKDCKTRWESAYVWCISGSNKVYFKQLCRKCQKGFNPYRVETIQCQVCSKTRCSCPQRKRHIDLKRPHRQELCGRCRGKRLSCDSTYSFKYIV; encoded by the exons ATGGACAGCTTCGTCTGCTCTCCCATCGGCACGTACCAGAACTTCAGGAGCAGCCCCGCGTTCGGCCGCGGCTGGGACGCGGCGGCCAAGCAGTCCAGCTGGAAGCCGAGCAAGAGTGGCGGCATCAGCCCCTTCCTCGGGGGGCCCTTCACGCCGCTGCCCTCCGACTACCTGGACAGCTACCGGCGGGCGCAGCTCCAGGCGCTGCTGTCGCAGGTGAGCCCCGCGCTggcgccgcggccgcgccgggccAGCACGAAGGAGGCGGCGGTGCAGGTGAGCCCGCGGGCCGACGTGGCCGTGCAGTGCTCGCTGGGGCCGCGCACGCTGCCGCCCGCCCGGGCCTTCAGCCCCGCCGCCCTGCGCGCCCCGGGACGCCTCGCCCTCTACTCACCCGTGCCCGACCGCCTCCTCTTCGCGCCGCCCGACGCCGCGCCGCTCCCGGAGAAGGCAGCACCGACCGAGGAGACCCCAGCGGCGGACGGCGGCCAAGAGCGCCCGGCGGGGGCCGCGCTGCCGCCGCGCCAGGAGCCGGTGGGGACGCGGCGGGAGGAAACCGCGGCTCCCAGGCAGAGAGCTGCCTTCCAG TTCTTGGAGCAGAAGTATGGCTATTTCCACTGCAAAGACTGCAAGACCAGATGGGAGAGTGCTTACGTGTGGTGCATTTCTGGAAGCAACAAG GTGTATTTCAAGCAGCTCTGTCGCAAATGCCAAAAGGGCTTCAATCCCTATAGAGTGGAAACAATCCAGTGCCAG GTCTGTTCCAAGACCCGTTGCTCTTGCCCTCAGAGGAAGAGACATATTGATCTCAAGAGGCCTCATCGTCAAGAACTCTGTGGCCGCTGCAGAGGCAAAAGGCTGTCCTGTGATAGCACTTACAGCTTCAAATACATTGTCTGA